In Setaria italica strain Yugu1 chromosome IX, Setaria_italica_v2.0, whole genome shotgun sequence, the genomic stretch CCAACTATTGCATCGATCGCAATTCGCAAGTTGCTTGGTCTCGCATTATTATCCATCCGATCGATCCGGCAGCCGGGCAGCTCGGCACAATAATCCCCTCCGCAATGCCGTGCCGGCCGGTAGCTAGGAACCCCTCCAGCCAGCCCTCGCGATCGACCGTGCGTGATGGACAGATCGCACGCATCCCTCTCGCATCCACTGATGCCGTCTAGCTACTGCACATGCCGTgacccaccggccaccggccgAACAATCAACGTCGCCGCCACCAACATCGCTGCGACTGCGCAGCACagacgtgcgtgcgtgcgtgcggccGAGACAGCGAGCTCGATCGATCTTCCCAACAGGCGCTGTGCGTTACCTAATGGCAACGGACCCATCATGGCACAAGGCGACGCCGATGACCGAGGAGGACTGGACAGCCGGCAGGGGGCGCACGAGACGCGTGTGCGCGTGTTGGCTCCTTGTCAAGAGGGGGACAGGCACCAACCGGGCAGCGCGAAAGCATGTCTGGTCCGGTGCCGGTGGTGCGCTTGGGTTTGGTATGCTCATCGATCAATAGCTGCCCGCGGCGTGCATGTGCCGTGCGCCCGCGCGTGCGTTGCATGATTTCCTCTTTGCGTGCGGTTGCTTGCTCGCTCGGTTGTTGCATGTCCGCCGTTCACTACTTGAGCAGCTTTAATATTcggttgcattttgacccgATACTGTTAACGTATGCACGCTCATACCAAGCGTATGGACGGGGCATCTCGCCCGATGGGATTATGAGATCAGCTTGGGGGCGCATATGCAATGGTGGCGTATGGATCCGTCGATCGTTGGGCAGGCCGCAGGCATATGGCGAGATACGAGGAGCACTTGTTTGCTTGCTCCGAGGATCGCGTGGCTGGTTGCCGTGCATGGTTTTATCATTGCTCCTGCTTCTGAATTGGTTCCCGGCAGGGATATTTGATTTTGTTCTTCCCGGCACAACCACCTAGCGAACATGCTGCCGGACTAGCTAGCCTGATTATGCAGGAGCAAGCTCGAACAGAATCAAATATTTCGAATGCCACTGTTTGGGATCTAAGGATTTTGTTCGAATAAATCTTACCGAATGGAACTGAATATAAAATGAGTTTTTATCATTGATCTGAACATGCTTTGCTTCAAGGTTTGTTCGAAGAGATCACATTACTATGCATTTCAGATTTTGACAAGGTTGGTTTTATTACAAAGACCGTAAAAGAAAAAGGTTACGAACGATTCATGTCTCCATGCCAGGCTGGCTCTGTCTGCTACTCTTTCTGCGTGATGAGCGCCAGGAATCTACTGTACCGTCTCATCGCTAGCTCGCTCTACGCGTACGACGACCAGACAGAGTAGACCCATCCGTCCGTCGTCGTTTACGTATACCGCGGAGGACGCGCCGACGTGGCCCATGAGCTGGGCGCTGTTGCATGCGCCCACGGCCCGTCCATGATCCATCCAAGCGAGACCAGACTGGCCGAGCCGCGACACGTGTGAGCCCCGCCTGCCTCTCTGGTGGCAGCGCCTGGCCCACCCGGCCGccgggcccccgccgccgcacccacATGCGCTGCCGGCCCGCGGCAACGGGCGGGCGGGCATCGCAAGGAATCTACCCCCGACCTGGGCCCGCCTCCCAGGCCCCACCTGTCGGCCGGGCCCTGGCCCCCACGGCCGGCCCTCCGTGTCCCCCTGGCCCCACCTGCCATACCCTAGCGACGTGTCATGGCACGAGCTTGCTAGCTTGCCATAGACTAGAGCACGCAACTGCTAGCTGCTAACTAACCGCCTCTATATATGCCAGCCTCCAAGGCACGCAACCGAACGACGAGCAGTGCAAGCCAAGCATCTTCACAAGGCTCTTCTCGGCGAGTTCGTCGCTAGCTGCATCCATTTTCTTGTTGGATCAGTCGGCCATGGAGATGATCGACGCGGAGCTGCGTCTTGGCCCGCCCGGCGGCGACGTCACGGTCGTGCAGCCGACGGCGaggaagccggcggcggggaaacGGTCGTCGTCGGCGGTGAAGAGCGAGGCCTCCGGGACGGGTGGCCATGACGACGACGCCGCACCGGCCTCCAAGTAAGTGCTCCTCGATTCTTCTAGCTCACAGGTTCACAGACGCCCATGAGGCCACGACGGCAAGTTGAGCTGACGATTTGTGTGTTTGTTAACGCGTAGGGTGCAGGTGGTGGGGTGGCCGCCGGTGAGGGCGTACCGGAAGAACGCGTTccacgccgcggcggaggcggcggcttcggTGAGGAGGACGAAGGGCGGCGAGCAGGGAGGCCTTTACGTGAAGGTGAGCATGGATGGAGCGCCCTACCTCCGGAAGGTGGACCTGCGGACCTACGGCGGGTACAGGGAGCTGAGGGACGCGCTGGACGCGCTCTTCggctgcttctcctcctcctcgcccgatGCTGGCTGCCAGTTCGCCGTCGCCTACGAGGACAAGGACGGCGACCTCATGCTCGCCGGCGACGTGCCATGGGAGTAAGTACACACCAAGATCTCTGTATACCTTAGCTAGCTTAGCTCCATGCTTCGGAGGAATCAGCTGATCTGACGCGTTTGCCATAATTTTCTTTGGATTTTGCAGTATGTTCATCTGTTCCTGCAAGAAGCTGAGGATCATGAGGAGCTCCGAAGCAAGATGATCGGAGTGCCTACGTCCATCGCGAGCATGCAAGAATTTGTCGGACGCGTGGATCAGACATGCATATATGGTCAAGACTCACGGCGAGAGATCTATCGATCGATCGTTCGGTGGATACGCGCATGGTGCTCCATCATATCGATCTACAGACATGGAATTGATGAAGGCGTTGGGGTTACCTGCATGGGGAGGGTGCCCTGCCCATACGTGCATGCTTATTAGGTGCATCATGTTCTACGGCGGCGGCCAGCTAGCCCATACACACGAACACAAGAACGTGATGGTTCACGGATTGAGGCGGAGTATGCAGGCTACGTGCCATCAGATGGACGGACGGATGGGCAGTGCTGAGATCGTCTGCAGATCAGACATTCAGCCAAGTAGCAGTATAGGGCGGAGGGACGATGGACTAGGATTTGTACATGTACATAGGCTGAAGCTTTTCATTTGTAATTTTTGAATTTCCCTTTTTGTATGAGTGAACAAGTTTGAAAAATATGTGAATGGAAAGAGAGGGAAATTTGACTTCAAATAAGATCGTAtcagtttcttttcttttttggtgtCTCCTGAGTCCTGGTGACAAGCAAAAGTCACCAAAAACTTCTGTGCCAACTGTTCTGTCCGATAATAAAGCTGCTTCTTTTTCATTGTCTCTTCATGTGTTCCCACTTGCAGGGCATCGTTCCTCAGAGCATGCATGCCGTCGAAGTTCACGAGAGAAAAGTCGTAACGAAAACATGGCAAGAAGGCATCAGATCTGAGCAAACTCGACAGAGTCCTTTCTGGTAACCGATAGCCATCAATGGCCATCGCTCACAACTAATTTGGTACAGCAGGGAGATTGCCGTTAAAGACTGCCGTAGATGGCCAGGCACAAAGACAACCGTGCATTGCCGCAACCATCTCTATACTGATGATACCAAAGATTCGTGCCAGAAATTGGCAAACACACGCATTCAGATCTCCAAAAAGAAACATGCACGCATTCCCCGATCCCCTCTAATTTGGTCTTTTGTTTTGTTACGAATAACGACGGAAGCGTCCAAACAGTAAAAGTTCCTTGCAACAAACAGATACATCACATACACTGCCTACCGCATGAACACTTGAGAGTGACGACACGTAGCATAGAGCACAGCAGAAGACGCAGGGGAATCCCTGACGAGAGTGAGGAGCGATGACGACGGCACCAGGAGAGGAGACCCGCAGCCAGAATGTCACTGCAGCGCAGCCGGGACCTCCAGGGGCCATGCGATCCAAAGGCATGGCTGCACGAGAAATTCAGAGGCAGTGAGGGCAGGCGACAACGAAACGTTACTGGCACTGTAACACCACTCGGTAAAGGGGAAAATCAGAGCACTATAGTGCAACAGTAAAAGCCGTCACTTGCAACTGACGGTGAAAACGCTTCAGCAACGGACAAGCGCGCAGCAGACCCACAACCACACAGTTGATGCGAATCAGACAGCTGGGGGACAATGCAACAGACGTATCACGCATACAGGTCATGAGATCTCAGAGTGCTGGGAGCAGCCAGCAGGCAACCAATTCACAGCCTAGCAAGTAGCAGCTAGCAAGGATGAAAGCATCCCCCTTTCGGACCTACTAGACACAGGGTGTCCTGAATCCATGGAGCTGTCCCTATTCCACCATTCCAGTACCATGAGTTAATGGGAGATCATGAATGAAAAATGAAATTTCGCGAGAAAACCAAACGAGCATTTGGTGGAATGGCAAAATCTAGGCACTGTAAGTGATATCCGTGAACAAATGGATGCAGAAGTCGTTTTACACCAGGAGAGAGCATACAAAATCATCAACTTGCCCAGGCACACCACACATACtgtgtttttttccctttccaaCAAATTGACCAGGCTGAAAGTCAAATATTGCTGGGAATCTCAAGTTTCCGCCCCCCAAGATTGAAGCGCTTTGGGAATATTCATGCCTGTTCAAGTACAGAAGTAGCACCATGAGACTGCATATATTGATTAATAACATAAGTATCATCAAGTACAATAGACATCTAATCACCCTAACTGTTCTTCTATGGCAGACAAACAGGACAAGGAAAAACCAACTAGGCAGATGCGATGACCAACTTGTCTAAAGATTGGTAAGCATAACTAATTTAGCCACACAAACATCATGTGGCAAGATTTCCCTTTCTAcgatcttgaaaaaaaaagtgtcCAAGGTATCAATATTTTATTACAATTACTGTTTGTGTGGATCTCCACTTGTGAATTGTGCAATGCATGAATACTCGTTACAGTTCCCAAGCCTTATGGGTGCCCACACAACAGATAGACTTCGATTGTTTGGGCATATATGATAGCAAAATACTGATTTCCCAGCATCATCCAAGGGACCACAAGAACTATAATTTATAATGTAATTCTTGTGACGGTGACAAATGAGCTCAAACCTAAGTTTCGAGAAAACAGGATGGATGCAAGGTTTTAGAAACATGTTATCTTCTGTTACGTAAAATATGACCTCATTAACAGATACATAAAAAGGTCCATGGTGTGGTTGTAAGGTTATACcagcttctttttcttcttatgcCTCCTCTTGCGACGTGGTTTATGAGCGTCAGAATTTGAACTCAGATTGCTGTTATGATCTCCAGGATGATTTGGTACTCTTCTATTCTTAAATGATTCGCCGCTTGTGCTGTTAGAAGTATTGCTTGAGCTTGATATCACACGTTTATCTGCAGATCTGGCTCTATTTGGTGCTAATGAGCGAGGTGGTGGCATAAGAACTCGAGCATCTCTCTGACGCTGCAAAACAGAATAGGTGTGGTTACATACGAGGAAACACAAATTTCACGAATTTGATAGAACTCAGAAGAAAACTAAAACAGCCCCTTATAAAACTACCTGGTTCTTTTCATCGCTTGACATGCCAGATGCTGCCCTACCCGCACTGGAAGCTGGTTCCCTGCAGAAGGTTAGTACTAGTAATATTAGCACACCaagtaaaaaagaaataagaacTCATTAGTACAGAAGAGCTGTTGTTTGTGAATCATACTTAGCACTTTTATCAGTCCACTCATCATCAGCCTCTTCATCACTTGAACTTCCAGACATAAAGAAGTCATCATCACTCACATCCAAGGTATCATCATCGCTTGCTGTCTCTGTTGAATGATCAAGAATAGAGTTCAGTAATTTACGTACTAGATATCCAGTCAAATGGGCAGTACAAATTTCAAAGGTCATCAAGAGAAATAGTAACACAAACATGCACCTTCTAAATCTTTTCCGTTCGCAGCAGCAGCCATGAGATTCTCTTTGATCTGTTTACGCCACTTATCCACATCCGCGTTATTCCCTCCAGCGAATAGTGAGACATATTTCTCATTCTTTGGGAAAAACTACACACGAGTACGGATACATAAGCTTTAGCTCAAAATTCAAGCAGGTTCAGATAGACAATGGGAAAATGATTCAGCAAGCAAAAAAAAGTTGTAATGATACTTGTATCATCAGGCAGTACTGTAAGAAGCTTACTCTAACATATTCAAGATCTTCTCGCAATTTTGACAGCTTATTGCTGACATCATCACCATTTGAACGTTGCTGCTTCTCAAGGCGCCGTATCATCCTCTCAATCTTTCGCCTCTCTTTGTAGTTTGGACACCAACATCAACAAGAGTGTAAGTACAGACGGGCAGAAAAGAAAGGCACCAGAGATGGATAGGAACAAACCAGCTGAGTAATAACGTACCAAAGAATTTTATCTTCCTATCTCTCAACTGTACTGTCCGTTGAACAGCCAGTTGATTCTGAAGCTCTTGCTGCCTCTTCAGTTCTTCAAGTTTCTTCTCTTGAGCAATCCTAACGTCATCTGGAAGGTCCTGAAAATTAAACATATAGCATTAACATATCACCATAGCTAGACAAAAAGGGGGCTATGGTTCAATGCCATAATTGGAGAATAGAAAAGAATCTTGATCCATGAAAACAGAAATGGACAAGCTACCTCCTTAAATATAGCTCAAA encodes the following:
- the LOC101764848 gene encoding auxin-responsive protein IAA14, with product MEMIDAELRLGPPGGDVTVVQPTARKPAAGKRSSSAVKSEASGTGGHDDDAAPASKVQVVGWPPVRAYRKNAFHAAAEAAASVRRTKGGEQGGLYVKVSMDGAPYLRKVDLRTYGGYRELRDALDALFGCFSSSSPDAGCQFAVAYEDKDGDLMLAGDVPWDMFICSCKKLRIMRSSEAR
- the LOC101765245 gene encoding rRNA-processing protein efg1, encoding MAHGGYPRRGAAVRRPKSSASAAVADRKRKRAAATKTASLKNQIRSTERFLRKDLPDDVRIAQEKKLEELKRQQELQNQLAVQRTVQLRDRKIKFFERRKIERMIRRLEKQQRSNGDDVSNKLSKLREDLEYVRFFPKNEKYVSLFAGGNNADVDKWRKQIKENLMAAAANGKDLEETASDDDTLDVSDDDFFMSGSSSDEEADDEWTDKSAKEPASSAGRAASGMSSDEKNQRQRDARVLMPPPRSLAPNRARSADKRVISSSSNTSNSTSGESFKNRRVPNHPGDHNSNLSSNSDAHKPRRKRRHKKKKKLA